The Paenibacillus mucilaginosus 3016 genome includes the window GCACGGGAAAATTCAATGATCTCGGTGTTCAAAACAGAGCGGTGCAGGCTTCTGGGGCGGAAGTCCTAACCTTTGCCATTCGCCGTCTGCCGATCGATAATCCGGAAGCACCGAACTTCCTGGAAACGCTGGATCTAAAGAAGTTCACTTTGCTGCCGAATACGGCAGGGGCTTATTCGGTGGAAGAGGCGGTCCGCATCGCGCGGCTTGCCAAGGCTACCGGATTATGCGACATGATTAAGGTGGAAGTGATCGGTGATCCGCGTACACTGCTTCCAGACCCTGTCGGAACCTTGGAGGCAACCAAGATTCTTGTGGAAGAAGGGTTCATCGTTCTTCCGTATACTTCTGATGACCCGATTCTGGCACGCAAACTTCAGGAGGCGGGAGCGGCCGCTGTGATGCCCGGGGCTTCCCCGATCGGTTCCGGACAAGGCATCATTAATCCGAACTATCTGCGCTTTATCATTGAGGAGGCGAAGGTCCCTGTCATCGTCGATGCGGGTATCGGCGGTCCGGCGGACGCGGCGCTTGCCATGGAGCTCGGGGCGGATGGGGTTTTGCTTAACACGGCCGTTGCGGGGGCGGAGGATCCGGTATTGATGGCGGAGGCCTTCAAGCTGGCCGTTGAAGCGGGACGCAAAGGATTTCTTGCGGGCCGGATTCCGAAGAAGCGCTATGCTTCCGCCAGCAGTCCTGAGATCGGAATGATTGAGTAGAACAAGGGAATCCTAACTATAGGCCGTGGGTGGACTTCCATACACGGCTTTTCTTTTTTGTTTACAAAAGCTTGACATCTAAAAAGGGGATATGATAAATTAACTCTCGCCGCTTCAAACCGCTTGTCCGAAACTCTTCGACAAGCCGCAGGCCGAAAATAAATTTTTAAAAAAAGCTTGCAATTGAATAGGCAGATGTGATACATTATAAAAGTCGCCGCTAAACGAGGTGACAACAAACGACAAAACTTCAAATGTTTGTAAATGAGGATTGTTGTCGGAATTGCCCTTTGAAAACTGAACAACGAGTGAGTGTTAAATATAGAGACTCAGCGATGAGTTTCTGCCAAGCTTCAAAATGAGTCATCAGCTTTCCTTTAATGGAGAGTTTGATCCTGGCTCAGGACGAACGCTGGCGGCGTGCCTAATACATGCAAGTCGAGCGGAGCACTTCGGTGCTTAGCGGCGGACGGGTGAGTAACACGTAGGCAACCTGCCTGTAAGATCGGGATAACTACCGGAAACGGTAGCTAAGACCGGATAGCTGGTTTCGGTGCATGCCGGAATCATGAAACACGGGGCAACCTGTGGCTTACGGATGGGCCTGCGGCGCATTAGCTAGTTGGCGGGGTAACGGCCCACCAAGGCGACGATGCGTAGCCGACCTGAGAGGGTGATCGGCCACACTGGGACTGAGACACGGCCCAGACTCCTACGGGAGGCAGCAGTAGGGAATCTTCCGCAATGGGCGCAAGCCTGACGGAGCAACGCCGCGTGAGTGATGAAGGTTTTCGGATCGTAAAGCTCTGTTGCCAGGGAAGAATGTCGTGGAGAGTAACTGCTCTGCGAATGACGGTACCTGAGAAGAAAGCCCCGGCTAACTACGTGCCAGCAGCCGCGGTAATACGTAGGGGGCAAGCGTTGTCCGGAATTATTGGGCGTAAAGCGCGCGCAGGCGGTCTTTTAAGTCTGGTGTTTAAGCCCGGGGCTCAACCCCGGTTCGCACCGGAAACTGGAAGACTTGAGTGCAGGAGAGGAAAGCGGAATTCCACGTGTAGCGGTGAAATGCGTAGAGATGTGGAGGAACACCAGTGGCGAAGGCGGCTTTCTGGACTGTAACTGACGCTGAGGCGCGAAAGCGTGGGGAGCAAACAGGATTAGATACCCTGGTAGTCCACGCCGTAAACGATGAGTGCTAGGTGTTAGGGGTTTCGATACCCTTGGTGCCGAAGTAAACACAATAAGCACTCCGCCTGGGGAGTACGCTCGCAAGAGTGAAACTCAAAGGAATTGACGGGGACCCGCACAAGCAGTGGAGTATGTGGTTTAATTCGAAGCAACGCGAAGAACCTTACCAGGTCTTGACATCCCTCTGAAAGCCCTAGAGATAGGGTCCTCCTTCGGGACAGAGGTGACAGGTGGTG containing:
- a CDS encoding thiazole synthase, coding for MSETLKIGPYEFQSRLLLGTGKFNDLGVQNRAVQASGAEVLTFAIRRLPIDNPEAPNFLETLDLKKFTLLPNTAGAYSVEEAVRIARLAKATGLCDMIKVEVIGDPRTLLPDPVGTLEATKILVEEGFIVLPYTSDDPILARKLQEAGAAAVMPGASPIGSGQGIINPNYLRFIIEEAKVPVIVDAGIGGPADAALAMELGADGVLLNTAVAGAEDPVLMAEAFKLAVEAGRKGFLAGRIPKKRYASASSPEIGMIE